From the genome of Deltaproteobacteria bacterium:
GACGCCGCCCTGGACCATCCAGGAGGCGCAGGTCCTGCGCAGGTCGTTGGGGGAGACCCGGGGGACGCCGGCGGCCGCGCAAGCGGCCTGGAGATCTATTCGGACGTTGGAGCAGGGCCCGACTGACCTGCCCCAGGCTTTTCGGACCACGGGAAGTCCAACCGGCCAGCAGTTGACCGGCAGTGATCATCCCGACTTCTTCTCCTGCCGTCATACCGCCGACATCTCCTGCGATGTTTGCTGCCCACCTGGACCATCGCAGCTTCTTCATCAGACCGCGTGAACAGGCAGCTTCACTCAGAATGAGCCGCTGAAAGACGCCCGCACAGCCTCGTCTGTCAGGAGCGGTCATGGGTTCTCCTCCAGGCTGAAATGTA
Proteins encoded in this window:
- a CDS encoding tyrosine-type recombinase/integrase, which produces MVRKAWGRSVGPCSNVRIDLQAACAAAGVPRVSPNDLRRTCASWMVQGGVSNPKVAAWLGHTSTQMVDKVYGHLDLESLREAAGAVPKVAGARKLRSVS